GCCGCTGCCGTCTTCCCGGCCCGCTTCGTTCTGCCGCAGGCACAGGGCCCGGCGCCGTCAGGGGAACTCCTGGTCAAGAAGGGTGACCGGGTCGTCGCCGGCCAGATGCTGTTCGGCCTGCACCCGCTCCCGACCGGCTCGATCGTGGTGCCCCTTCACAGCCCCGTCTCGGGAAAGGTCGTCGACGTACAGCCGATCGTCGGCCCATCCGGGGATGTGGCGGCGGCGGTCACCATCGAGACCGACGGCCTGGGCGAACGGGCAGAGCCGCTGACCCGCATCTGGGATCCCCATGACCCCGCTGCCTGGCCCGCCGACGAACTGCGCCGCTTCATTCGCCAGGCAGGTGTGACGGGCGCGCCGCAGGACGGCGGGCCCGGCCTCAACGCCCGTCTGGAGGGCGGCCTGAGGGGCGGGGTGCTGGTCATCAACGCGGTGGGCTGCGAGCCCGGACTTCCCAGCGGAACGCTGGAGGCGGCGGCGGAACCGCTGCGGCTGCTTCTGGGCGCTGCCGCGTTGAAGCGGGCCGCCGAGGCAAGCGAGGCCCTCGTGGTCGTGGAACGGGGATCGGTCGCGGACGCCGACATCACACAGACCTTGAGCCACCCTGAACTCAGCGACAGCGTGCTGGACAGCCTGCGCATCGTGCACCTGCGCAACCTCGACTGGATGTGGGCTCCGGTGCTGCTTGCCCGGGAGGCGCTAGCGCAGGCACGGTTGGCGAAGAATCCGGCGGTGCTCGTCGAGCCGGCGGGAACGGCGGTGGCGGT
The Bacillota bacterium DNA segment above includes these coding regions:
- a CDS encoding 4Fe-4S dicluster domain-containing protein; the encoded protein is MKRWSVARSDPAVASSPAAPAAAVFPARFVLPQAQGPAPSGELLVKKGDRVVAGQMLFGLHPLPTGSIVVPLHSPVSGKVVDVQPIVGPSGDVAAAVTIETDGLGERAEPLTRIWDPHDPAAWPADELRRFIRQAGVTGAPQDGGPGLNARLEGGLRGGVLVINAVGCEPGLPSGTLEAAAEPLRLLLGAAALKRAAEASEALVVVERGSVADADITQTLSHPELSDSVLDSLRIVHLRNLDWMWAPVLLAREALAQARLAKNPAVLVEPAGTAVAVGAALLDGEPLTERLITVRSISGKIKAVRASLGTPIASLLDAVTDRQGTDGLPNGWTTLLVLAGGPLLGDALADLQTPVTKSLPAVSVIRPAVRFRPESPCIRCGRCVEVCPAALMPLYIARAAAAGQMAEARALGAADCVECGACAYVCPSYRPLLQWIRLARYGRRKPAGGREDAKGADA